From Methanobrevibacter ruminantium:
GCTTTTGCATCTTCCACAATGATTGCAAAGCCCTGCACTTGCTTGCTTATTGGTTATTCCACCAACAACCACATAATAATTCACCATAGCATGTGGAAGTACACCAAATGCCTTTTTATCGAATAAATACTTTTCATTATAGACATTGAAGCAATCTGGAATATTAACCCCTCTAGGACAAGGAAGACAATAGCCACAACCTGTGCAATTGATCTTCATCATTGAATTGAAAATGCCTTGTGCCTTATCCAATACATCTATCTCCTCATCAGACAATGAACCAATTTCTACCCTTTCAGCAATTGACATGTTCTCTTTCATCTGATCAAGAGAACCCATTCCAGACAATACGCAAGTGATTTCCTTTTGATTGAAAACCCAACTTAAAGCCCAATCAACAGAGGATTTGCTGGAATCCACCTCATTAAACAAAGCACTTACTTCTTGAGGCAATTCCCCAGCAAGAAGCCCTCCTTTTAAAGGTTCCATGACAAATACTGCAATATCATTTTCATAGGCATATTGAATTCCACGAATTCCTGCCTGTGCATTGACATCCAAATAATTATACTGAACAAGTACCATATCCCAAGGGAAATCATCAATTAGAGTTTGGAATTCATGTGGAGAACCATGATAAGAAAAACCGATATTCCTGATTTTGCCATCAGTTTTTGCTTTTTCCAAAAATTCATAAAGTCCTAAATCCTTGAGCCTTAAAATGGTTGACAAGTCAACGCTATGAACATAATAATAATCAATGACATCAGCCTGGAGCTTTCTTAACTGTTCATTTAAAAATGCATCCATATCCTCCCTTGACCTTACCATCCAGGAAGGCAATTTAGTGGACAGTTTAACCTTATCCCTATATTTAACTCCATCTGAACCAGACAAGCTTAAGATGTCTCCTAAAAATGATTCGCTTTCCCCACCATGATATGCATAGGCAGTATCGATGTAATTCACTCCATTTTCAATTGCAAACAATATAAAATCCTGAGCGCTTTCACGGTCAATTGAATTGTTTTTTGTAGGGAGTCTCATTGCTCCAATTCCAAGAGGAAACAATTCATCCCCATTCCTTTTAACTACTCTCTTATTCATTTAAACCCCTAATATACTAATAATCTGATGATATAATAAATCCCTGAAAATTATATAATAATAAATCCATGATAATAATCTGATAATTATTCTATGATAATAATCCTATGATAATAAATAAAATTTGAATTAATTTTTTTCCTTAATTTCAATATTACAAGCTCACTGTCAGTTCCCCACCTAAATGGATAATCCATGGAACCAACACCAGTTGTAACATGCAAATAACTATCCTTTCCACCAATGCTTTTCTTAAAAAGACCCATATTATACATAATTATGTTTCCTATCCAAACGACTGGATAAAACTGTCCTCCATGAGTATGACCAGACAATTGAATGTCAAAGCCCAAACTTGAAAACATTTCCCAATTTTGAGGCACATGGAAATTGATTATATTTACCTTATCTTCCTTGATGAATGATTTCAAATCCTCTAAACGTACAGTTTCTATCTCGCCAAAACTATAGGTGAGGCCAAAGATATTCAAGTCCTTGAATTCCATTCCTTCATTATCTAAAATGATGATTCCTGCTTTCCTGCAGGCATTATAAACATTTTCGATGCCTAGGTAAAAGTCATGGTTTCCTGCTGTAAAAACAATTGGAATATTCACATCTTTAAGTGGCAGGGAATCATCCTCTTCAACCACACATGAACCATCTGCCAAATCCCCAGATATGATAGCCAAATCACAAGAGGGAGGCAATTCATTTAGCTTATCCCTTAAGTCTAAAATGATTTTCTTATGCCTGATTGCTCCATAATGAACATCTGATAGGTGGACAATGTTAATGTTCTGATTGATCTTGTCAAGTTCTATTGTTTTCTCATGAACAATAATCATATGAGCATGCCAATAGCTATAGATTGTTATTATAGGAACCAATAGAAGAAGGGCAACTATAATATAAAAAGGAAGTTCCACAAAGGCTCCAATAATGTAAATGAATAGAATGTCAAAGAAGAAAAACAAGGACATCCAAATCCAAAATCCGGATATCACATCCAAGGCCCTTGTTATGAATCTTGATTTCTTCTCCTCGAAAAACATAGGCACTGTATTCAATAAAACAAAAAAGAGGTTAATAAAAGCAAATATGAATCATCTAATCCGCCGAACAATAAGAACAGGCACCATAAGGAAAAACTCAAATATTGCAATAAATGGAGTGGACATCAACACTCTTCTTGTTCTAAAACTCATAAGAAAACCTTTAATATTAATCTTTAAAAAGTCATTTATAAAATTATCATAATTAACCAAATAAAGAAATGAAAGTGCCGACAAAATATTTAAGAACTATTAAAAAGAAAGGTTATATATAGCTTGACATATTATTATAACTTTAAAATAATAATAGAAATCTAATGAAAAACAATTAAAATTATCCACTCAAGCTCATAATTCTTATTATATATTGGAGGAGAATAAATGAACGAAATATTATTAATGCTCCCTGGCCCAACAACTGCAGACCCAAGAGTATTGCAAGCAATGGGAAAAGCTGTTGTAAACCACAGAGGAGATGAATTCGG
This genomic window contains:
- a CDS encoding aldo/keto reductase, with translation MNKRVVKRNGDELFPLGIGAMRLPTKNNSIDRESAQDFILFAIENGVNYIDTAYAYHGGESESFLGDILSLSGSDGVKYRDKVKLSTKLPSWMVRSREDMDAFLNEQLRKLQADVIDYYYVHSVDLSTILRLKDLGLYEFLEKAKTDGKIRNIGFSYHGSPHEFQTLIDDFPWDMVLVQYNYLDVNAQAGIRGIQYAYENDIAVFVMEPLKGGLLAGELPQEVSALFNEVDSSKSSVDWALSWVFNQKEITCVLSGMGSLDQMKENMSIAERVEIGSLSDEEIDVLDKAQGIFNSMMKINCTGCGYCLPCPRGVNIPDCFNVYNEKYLFDKKAFGVLPHAMVNYYVVVGGITNKQASAGLCNHCGRCKSLCPQSLDIPNELDRVKSEFELLGFNYQIKFVKNVAMPSINKISKVFDFFKHF
- a CDS encoding metallophosphoesterase: MFFEEKKSRFITRALDVISGFWIWMSLFFFFDILFIYIIGAFVELPFYIIVALLLLVPIITIYSYWHAHMIIVHEKTIELDKINQNINIVHLSDVHYGAIRHKKIILDLRDKLNELPPSCDLAIISGDLADGSCVVEEDDSLPLKDVNIPIVFTAGNHDFYLGIENVYNACRKAGIIILDNEGMEFKDLNIFGLTYSFGEIETVRLEDLKSFIKEDKVNIINFHVPQNWEMFSSLGFDIQLSGHTHGGQFYPVVWIGNIIMYNMGLFKKSIGGKDSYLHVTTGVGSMDYPFRWGTDSELVILKLRKKINSNFIYYHRIIIIE